Within the Rosa rugosa chromosome 2, drRosRugo1.1, whole genome shotgun sequence genome, the region TACACTTGTTTGCATCAACATATACATGCTCTTGCATCCATACATACATATTTCAATGTCTGAACAAATTATCAATCTCAGCAATTCCGCTGATTCAAGCTCAGCTGCAGCTCATGCTGATGAAACGCAATTGAACACAATTACATTCTTTTGGACTTTGCAGATATGTTGGGCCAGGAAGAATGTGACGTAAGTTTGTACATGTTGGAGTTGTCTTAGAATTGATTAGTATGTTACTTCTCATGCACCACATAGGGACAATTCAAGTCTTTGACTTTCAAAATTCACCTTTCATATTAGCAGTACATAAAGATTGAAGTACATAATCTGATTGTATCTCTACTTGAAGAGCATgagcttctgcttctgcttctctaGTAGGTGAAGGAATGTCTTCAGGCTCTCTTATGGGTTTAACCCATCTCCCATGATGATTACAAACAAGTCCCTTGTGTTCCAATTGGTACCAACAATGTGGGATTCTAAGATCCTCCACCAACATGTCACATGCCTTGTTCACCAAGGCAAAATCCCTCCTGGCATTTGACCTAAAGCTAGTTTCTTTATTCAAATACCCATCCACAAGGTGAAGATAAGTCTCAAGGCtatgaaaccctagaaaattgAACCCATGTTTCTTGAGATAAGGCGACGAGCCGACATCAACTTTCAGTTCAGCTCCAACATGTGTATAAACCCATTCCAATGTGCCGGTAATTTCTTCAAACTTCTGCAAACCTTCATTCAAAACAAGTCCCGGCATTTTCGGAACCACGTCTTGCTTGACCACAACCCTCAGTGTGTTGACCCCCATTTGGTTTAGCTCATCTCTGAAAGCATTGTTTCCCACTCTAGGTGCCCCAAATGAAATGACACTAATGGGTAGCCCAGGAATTGATTTTGCAGCTTCATAAGCATTGAGCAAAGCCAAAGCACCACCCAAGCTATGCCCTGTAATTGTAAGACTCACTTCTTCACCCTTGGATTTATAAAACTCAACAAGCCTAGTCACTTCCTTCATGACTTGCTCTGAGGCACTAGATTTGTTGTACCTGGTTTTCTCACTCTTGGACTTGTAAATCCCAAGAAACCCGTGTTCAACTTTGGCATCCAAATCTCCAATAGGTTCCAACTTCCTCTGCAGATCCTCATACCATTCGGATGGCGCCACCGTCCCACGCCAAGCCACGGCAATATCTCTCCTTCCGATCCTTCTCGTCTCCTCGTCATCACTCACTGCAACAAATCCCATCCAGTTTGAATCTTTGCTCCAAGTCTCAACCAAATGTGACCTCTCCAGCCAATTAGGCATGTCTATATGGGACATGGCGTAAATGTATTTGCTAACTGCATATCCATTTTTGCCCAGTCCCAAAACATCAAAGAGCTTGTTCTTGTTGTACCTGCAGCTCCCGCAGAACTCAGAGAATGAGTCAAAGTCGAAAGCATCATATGTTGCCTGTGCAAATTCACCATACTTGACTATCTCTCTTCTTAGCCAAGGGTGGAGTGGATCCATTAGACCCTCCCAATCTTTTGAGCCGTGGATTTCACGCCACTTTTCGGATATGATTTCCTTGGGAGAAGTTGTGGGAGTTGAATGCTTCTCTTCAGTAAACATATTCCAATTGGAAAAGCGAGGACTGTCGGTTTTAGGAGGGGTTTCTATGTGAAGATGGAGGAGGTGGGATAGTGATTCAGCTAGACGGTTGGTCCTGTTTGATGTCTTTGTTTGTGGGTGATGATCAAGAACAGCTTCTTGGTGCTGTTGAGATCGGATCAAGGGAAACCGGGTTGCTGCGGAGGCCGCTTGAGTGGCCGGAATGTGAGCATACATCATAGTTAACATTGCCATGATGGTTTAACAGAATCAAGAGTCGAACTCGATCTTATTGTGATTCTGAAAACCAGAAAACTAAGATTTGGAAGATGGAGTTGAGGTGAAGACTTGGGGGATGAGAGATATGGGAATAGAGGAATCAAATATATACGAGGGGAGGGGAAGAAGAGTTCAAGTCTCCAACATTTGTAATAATAATGGATGGATTTGTCACGCGTGTTGTTCAAGGACCAAGCATAGACTATATTTGATTGGGAGATCGTACGTATTTAATTTTAGACTTGCTCTTTATACTGAGGGTACGTAGGACCATGTGTGAGTTCTATAACTCATTCTCACTCCACCAATCCAATCCAAGTTCTTGAATTATTGCCCTGTTAATTGAGCAAAATTTCGAGACAGCCACTTTGAGAAAACCACAAGTCTGAGAACTACGAGGGTATCACAGGCATTTTCAGCTCTCAAAGAGACAGAGTAGTACGATATGATAAAGAACAAAGGAGGATAAAGAAGCACGAGGAAGAGCTTTTTGACTTTCAACACGTAATCCTCCTGTTTTCACACTTGTTTCAAAGGCTAGGTCTAGTCTTCTCATTTTAATTATAGTCAGTCAAATAACGTTTTTGCATGTACCAATACAAAGTCTTTAATAAACTTGGTGATTAGATGGTAAGGTCAGTTAGGTTATGTAGTGATGAAAGTAGGAAGCTTACTATAGTACATTTTTGTGAATCAAAGTTGACCCACCAAACCTCTCAATCCATTAGTTTACACCCTAATAATAATATAAAGTAATTCAATCCTACCTAACATTACATACGGTAACGAATACATGTTTatattttcgaaaaaaaaactaatacaTGTTTATTGTGTACTTGATTCATAAGCACAACAAGagttattttggatttttccctCCAGTCAATGAGTTTATTTCCCTAAATTCTTATTGCAAGAAGGGGAAGAGTCCTCATTGACCTCATAAATTTAAAGACTGAACTGTGGAAGACATGCCAAATTGCCAATTTGAGTAAATGATTCCTTTCAAATGTAAAGTAGAAATGATGCAAAGAGTGGAATAGGCAATAACAAAAAGAGAACAGGGGGGTAAAACCCTTTTGATTTTGGTATAAGAGTCGAGGAAAATGTGTTCTATCAACCACAAAACTCACAGCATCCATTTGATTTTCTTTCCAATACATCCGATGTTATATCCTTCACCTTCCAACCACCTCTTCCATACGTCTGTCTAATGATTAACTAGCAGTCTAGCAGACGTTTCGATCCCCAGCAAAATACCTAGAATTTAGCTAGCTCGAAAATCTAGGAAAAGACGCAATTTCTGCACCAGAAGCTCGTGTGACCCAAAAGGAGGCTTGCCTTCGATGACCCAATACTTCTCAAGCACGCCTGTTTTGGCACTGCTCACCATCTGATCATGGCATGCGGACACAATATGGTAGATTGAGTTTTTGAGGACATCGGCAAGGGCATATGCTTTGGGATGGATAGGGCCAACTCTCTTTTTAGCCACGCCAACATTTCCCACACTCGAGGTTGCCCATTTGATACTAGCTGGCCCCATAAACTGTGCAGGAACATTGGTCTTCTTTCCCATGTATGTTTCAACAGCAAGAAGGCAAGAGATCAGTGTTGAGATCACAGCAGCATTACTACCCGATCTCTGGGCAACCCCAAATCTGTCCTCCGTATTTGAGCGTGCAGTCAGTGAAGCAGCTGACCAGGCACACCATGCATATAGCTGCATAAGATAaaaaagacaattatttaactttTTGAGGCGATGGAAAATTCAAGACATTGACTATTTCTTGCTCTCCCACGTTTTCCAAGTCATGTTCCAGACTATGACACAATGTTACTAGCATAATCTCTGATCCTCTCTTACAAAGCACAGTGTGATCAAAAGCTATACGTATGTAGAAGCTATATAGCGCTGATGCAATTTCAACTACTGTCACGACCTTCACATACTGATAGAGATAATTATAATACAAGTAAGAGGGTGACAATGCATCAACACAAACACGTTAAAAGTGACCatattaacatttttttttttaagtatccTGGCACTTTGGTCTCTGAACTTCAAAACATCTATGGTTGGTCCTCGAATTTAATGTGTCAGTTTAGGACAAGAGCTGACATGTTAAAAAGTTAATGAAAATGTTATGCAACTGATACATGACAACGTATTCAACATTCTGGTCACTGAAACATACACAAAAAGGTGGCTATAAATGTTTGTGCCTGAATGTAGATATACATTTATAATGAATATGATAATgaaaaacatatacatatctgTTTACCTGGAAGTTGTCGAAGGGTTCAGAGTATTTTGAATCTAGTCGCTGGTCAGTTGGCGACAGTAACTGATTGGATATTTGGGATTTTCCATTAACAGGACTTTCCAAGCCATCACCCAGCTTTGATGCAAGCTGCTCCAGAGGCCGCAAGCATACAGATACAACCCTTTTGTAAGTTTCACCACTTTCTTCGAAAAAGGCAGCTCGTCGCCAAGTATCAACATTATTCTcacaaatcatgcagagatcaAGATATGCAAGATACTGAGGAAGAGAATTAGGAGTGCTCTCCTCCAAAGCTGCAAGAAGATGCTCAGTTGGATTTGTTTCTGCTGCAGCTGATCCTTTAGGCGGCGCAAATATGCATCTCTTGGTATTAAGCACCTATATTACACCAGGATTTCAAACAATACAGATTTGATATCAGAAGATAGGCATGAATCACTAACAAAGGAAAAGATGGAgaatatgaaaattaaatatTCAAACTGCTGTTTCTTTTGATCCTGGTCATTTGTAAATGCGGACAAGACAGTACCATCTAAACAGAATCTTTaactaaaaaagaaacaaaagtagAGAAGACAAATATGTGATACTTTGAAGAGTACTTCATACAACTTGGTATATGATCAAGATGTATTATTTTAAGTTTCATAGGGTAGCTAAGTTCATACCATAGCAAAGAAATATAGCTTCACATTAAAACTATACCAAAAGCCATTGGCCAAAACACTTTATAGAGTTATTAGGATACCTATGAAATGAAGTATGTTTGACTGGTTTTAACATTATGATTACACAGATTACACAAAGAGTCGCTGGCCAAAACACTTTATTAAAGCTATATTGATACCTATTAAATGAAGTTTGTTTGACGGGTTTTGACTATTGAAGAGACACAAATACCTATTAAATTGATTATACTGGGCGTTTAAGAATGTTTCTTAATTCACATTAGCAGAAGTCTCATACGAGTAACATAGCTGTGAAGCACGGACACTTGATGAGTTAAGAGTACTAGGAAGTATTTTGAAGTGTTTGGGAAACATTCAAAAATCTATTAAATTATTGAAATAAGAAACATTTCATATATGTCAGATATATGTCCAAGGAATGAGTCAGATATTAGGTCTTAGGAAGACACCTGACACTGTGTACTAACAAGAATGGCTATTGACAAAACCAAGAACTGGCAACAAAATGAACATGAAATAAATATTCAGATCATATGATCATGCGATGCTTCTATCAACCACCTCAGTTCTATTAGCAAGAATGGAGATCAATAATTATGTCAATAGGTTTGAGAAACTAACCTGATGTAAATGGTGACTTAGTTCCCAGCAGAGAAACACCAAGAAACTCCCAATGTAGAAGGTAATCTGCTCCGCAATCAACCTTCCAATTGTAACTCTGTTGTGAAACTCATGGGGAAGGAACACCACCAGAATAGCTGAGACTAGGTATGCCACACCGGACAGCTTTAAGGATCTTGTGATAGCCGTGGGGAGACCCATCTTGAAGCTAAAAAATGGCGGACGCTGTTGACATAAAAGGTTGTAGTAAGAGCCATGACTCACGTTAGTGTACAGCAAGAAGTGAGAATATTGGAACAAGCTCACAATTAATAATGACCGAAAAATTAGCAAATAGCAGTCTGAAACTCTCAACCAGTAGATTGAACATGCTTCTTCGTGCAATATacttaaaagattaaaaaaatatatttaaaaagtagCATTTTTACATGTGGCTAAGGCAGAATATTGAGTTAGATGCTGATTCAAAACAGCAATTATGATGGGAACATGTGGGTAAACAGAATTCCAGCTCCACCAGGAAACTTTGGGAAACTGAACCATCACACACCTCCTATACTAAAAAGGAAAGAATTCCATACACAAACAGAGACACCTACAGGCAGCATATACACTATCAATGGAAAAAATTTATGGCTCATAGGACACAATAGTATATATGAATTCATCGTATCTAACAAAGCAGACTATATCATTTGATTTGATAATTTAGAGGAGAACTCATCAAAGTCTTCTCTTCTTCCCACCTTACAGCTCTACATTTCTAAATGCCTAACTACAGCAATATACCTAGATATCTTCGGCATGAAGATAACATAACGGAACCACTCATCTCTGCATATTCCGATCAATTGACTGTTGTTTCCATCAATATAAGACTCCTATGCATTTAATGATCTCTACCATTCCTTAGCTACTTCCAAATACACTACACTAGAGCACCAAAGAGAGTAACATAATCGAATTCAAAACAGATATAAGAGGGCCGAAAACTGACCTGAATAATGGGGAACTCCAAGACCCACCTGCGCTTATACACATAATACAACCCATAAAGCAAACCCATCACAAAACCCCTAAACCCTACTCTCCCAATCCCCCAAACCCCACCACCAAGCTCCCCGCAGACCGAAACCGCCGCAACGGACCCGGACACCGCCGCCGCAGCCAGAAACGCCACGAAGCGGACGGTGACCCTAACCCGGACCCGGGAACCCGGCGACCCGGTCAAATCGGAGCCGCCGGGAACGAAGAGGAAGCGTATGAGCTCGAGGGAGAGCTTGAGAGGCGAGAGCAGTGGGTGGGGGTGGGtggaggagatgagagagagggaggcggAGAAGAGGAGCTGGGAGAGGTGGAAGGACAGGAAGGTAATTACCGCGAAGAACCATGGGGCGAATGGGAAAGCGGGTTTTgaggaggagggagagagagcggAGAGGAGGAAAATGAGGGTGGAGGGGATGGATTGCCAGATGAGGAACCCTAAGAAGCGGTTGCGGACCACCGCGTCCGGCGGCGCTGGAGGCATTGatgggtttttctgggtttttggggTTTGAGAAGAGAAGTTTGTGGGGCTTTCAAATCTTTCAGAGGGGGAGAGCCTATGGTAGCGTCGCTGAGGCGCCAACTATGAACTGTGAACAAGTTTTGTGaatttttatggaaattttttcttttttttctttttgtcaattttttaattctttcttcttcttttttttttttttttttttggaacggAAAATGAAAAATTACATACAGAAAAATCTAAAATAACCAAAATTAAAGTTGAAAcccgagagag harbors:
- the LOC133732899 gene encoding phospholipase A1-Igamma1, chloroplastic, producing MAMLTMMYAHIPATQAASAATRFPLIRSQQHQEAVLDHHPQTKTSNRTNRLAESLSHLLHLHIETPPKTDSPRFSNWNMFTEEKHSTPTTSPKEIISEKWREIHGSKDWEGLMDPLHPWLRREIVKYGEFAQATYDAFDFDSFSEFCGSCRYNKNKLFDVLGLGKNGYAVSKYIYAMSHIDMPNWLERSHLVETWSKDSNWMGFVAVSDDEETRRIGRRDIAVAWRGTVAPSEWYEDLQRKLEPIGDLDAKVEHGFLGIYKSKSEKTRYNKSSASEQVMKEVTRLVEFYKSKGEEVSLTITGHSLGGALALLNAYEAAKSIPGLPISVISFGAPRVGNNAFRDELNQMGVNTLRVVVKQDVVPKMPGLVLNEGLQKFEEITGTLEWVYTHVGAELKVDVGSSPYLKKHGFNFLGFHSLETYLHLVDGYLNKETSFRSNARRDFALVNKACDMLVEDLRIPHCWYQLEHKGLVCNHHGRWVKPIREPEDIPSPTREAEAEAHALQVEIQSDYVLQSLCTANMKGEF
- the LOC133729205 gene encoding uncharacterized protein LOC133729205; its protein translation is MPPAPPDAVVRNRFLGFLIWQSIPSTLIFLLSALSPSSSKPAFPFAPWFFAVITFLSFHLSQLLFSASLSLISSTHPHPLLSPLKLSLELIRFLFVPGGSDLTGSPGSRVRVRVTVRFVAFLAAAAVSGSVAAVSVCGELGGGVWGIGRVGFRGFVMGLLYGLYYVYKRRWVLEFPIIQRPPFFSFKMGLPTAITRSLKLSGVAYLVSAILVVFLPHEFHNRVTIGRLIAEQITFYIGSFLVFLCWELSHHLHQVLNTKRCIFAPPKGSAAAETNPTEHLLAALEESTPNSLPQYLAYLDLCMICENNVDTWRRAAFFEESGETYKRVVSVCLRPLEQLASKLGDGLESPVNGKSQISNQLLSPTDQRLDSKYSEPFDNFQLYAWCAWSAASLTARSNTEDRFGVAQRSGSNAAVISTLISCLLAVETYMGKKTNVPAQFMGPASIKWATSSVGNVGVAKKRVGPIHPKAYALADVLKNSIYHIVSACHDQMVSSAKTGVLEKYWVIEGKPPFGSHELLVQKLRLFLDFRAS